Proteins found in one Methylobacterium sp. CB376 genomic segment:
- a CDS encoding L,D-transpeptidase, which yields MRRPVPALVLTAALLSGCSYKSIPDPTLSAQDAAWMAMVPDGETDPRFARYLIDDPTGEPPGTIVVETRERQLYFVLPERKAIRYGVTVGDEAYGWTGTARVFRKAAWPDWNPPAEMVRRWPHVHPMKGGPANPLGARALYLADGARDTLYRIHGTNEPERIGQAASSGCIRMRNIDVVDLSNRVASDAKVIVR from the coding sequence ATGCGCCGCCCCGTCCCCGCCCTCGTCCTCACCGCCGCGCTCCTGTCGGGCTGCAGCTACAAGAGCATCCCCGACCCGACGCTCTCGGCGCAGGACGCGGCCTGGATGGCGATGGTGCCGGACGGGGAGACCGATCCGCGCTTCGCCCGCTACCTGATCGACGACCCGACCGGCGAGCCCCCCGGCACCATCGTGGTCGAGACGAGGGAGCGCCAGCTCTACTTCGTCCTGCCCGAGCGCAAGGCCATCCGGTACGGCGTCACCGTGGGCGACGAGGCCTACGGCTGGACCGGCACCGCCCGGGTCTTCCGCAAGGCGGCGTGGCCCGACTGGAACCCGCCGGCCGAGATGGTCAGGCGCTGGCCGCACGTCCACCCGATGAAGGGCGGGCCGGCCAACCCGCTCGGCGCCCGCGCCCTCTACCTCGCGGACGGCGCCCGGGACACGCTCTACCGCATCCACGGCACCAACGAGCCGGAGCGGATCGGGCAGGCCGCCTCCTCGGGCTGCATCCGCATGCGCAACATCGACGTGGTCGACCTCTCCAACCGCGTCGCGTCCGACGCGAAGGTCATCGTGCGCTGA
- the ribB gene encoding 3,4-dihydroxy-2-butanone-4-phosphate synthase: protein MPHASVVETIEAFARGEIVVVTDDDDRENEGDLVVAASLCTPEKMAFIIRNTCGIVCAPITGPEAKRLRLEPMVASNDAPLGTAFTVTVDVKHGLTTGISAEQRCNTVRALANGNMGAADFVRPGHVFPLIARDGGVLMRSGHTEAAVDLCRLAKLPPVGVICELANDDGTVMKGPQIEAFAEAHGLRRISVADLIAYRQAREKLVERVGTFPVKTEWGTLTGYAYTTPFDPMQQFAFVHGRIGDGRDTLVRLHRSNVVADVIEGGRAIACVMRRFAQEGRGVLVYLRDGTAGVPPTTFREEQTEAEAARVRQWREIGLGAQILRDLGVVSIRNLATASRSYVGLSGFGIELLGDEPLE, encoded by the coding sequence ATGCCCCACGCTTCCGTCGTCGAGACCATCGAGGCCTTCGCCCGCGGCGAGATCGTGGTCGTCACGGACGACGACGACCGCGAGAACGAGGGCGACCTCGTCGTCGCGGCCTCCCTCTGCACGCCGGAGAAGATGGCCTTCATCATCCGCAACACCTGCGGCATCGTCTGCGCGCCGATCACCGGGCCGGAGGCCAAGCGCCTGCGGCTCGAGCCGATGGTGGCCTCGAACGACGCGCCCCTCGGCACCGCCTTCACGGTGACGGTCGACGTCAAGCACGGGCTCACCACCGGCATCTCGGCCGAGCAGCGCTGCAACACCGTGCGGGCGCTCGCCAACGGCAACATGGGCGCGGCGGATTTCGTGCGGCCCGGCCACGTCTTCCCGCTGATCGCCCGCGACGGCGGCGTGCTGATGCGCTCCGGGCACACGGAGGCGGCGGTCGACCTCTGCCGCCTCGCCAAGCTGCCGCCGGTCGGGGTGATCTGCGAACTCGCCAACGACGACGGCACCGTCATGAAGGGGCCGCAGATCGAGGCCTTCGCGGAGGCGCACGGCCTGCGCCGGATCTCGGTGGCCGACCTCATCGCCTACCGGCAGGCCCGCGAGAAGCTGGTCGAGCGGGTCGGCACCTTCCCGGTCAAGACCGAGTGGGGCACGCTCACCGGCTACGCCTACACCACGCCCTTCGACCCGATGCAGCAATTCGCCTTCGTGCACGGCCGCATCGGCGACGGGCGGGACACGCTGGTGCGCCTGCACCGCTCCAACGTGGTGGCGGACGTGATCGAGGGCGGCCGGGCGATCGCCTGCGTGATGCGCCGCTTCGCCCAGGAGGGGCGGGGCGTCCTCGTCTACCTGCGCGACGGCACCGCGGGCGTGCCGCCGACCACGTTCCGCGAGGAGCAGACCGAGGCCGAGGCGGCCCGGGTGCGCCAGTGGCGCGAGATCGGGCTCGGCGCGCAGATCCTGCGCGACCTCGGGGTGGTGTCGATCCGCAACCTCGCCACCGCCTCGCGCTCGTATGTCGGCCTCTCCGGCTTCGGGATCGAACTCCTCGGGGACGAGCCGCTGGAATAG
- a CDS encoding acetyl-CoA carboxylase biotin carboxylase subunit, whose translation MFDKILIANRGEIACRIIKTARRMGIKTVAVYSDADRDAVHVAMADEAVAIGPAPAAQSYLVIEKIIAACRQTGAQAVHPGYGFLSEREAFPKALAEAGIVFIGPNPGAIAAMGDKIESKKAASAAEVSTVPGFLGVIEDPAHAVRIADEIGYPVMIKASAGGGGKGMRIAHSAEEVAEGFARARSEAASSFGDDRVFVEKFITDPRHIEIQVIGDKHGNVIYLGERECSIQRRNQKVIEEAPSPLLDEATRRKMGEQAVALAKAVNYDSAGTVEFVAGQDKSFYFLEMNTRLQVEHPVTEMITGLDLVELMIRVAAGERLPLSQADVKLNGWAVESRVYAEDPTRNFLPSIGRLTTYRPPAEGALGAATIRNDTGVEEGSEIAIHYDPMIAKLVSWAPTRAEAIGAQAQALDAFAIDGIRHNIPFLSALMQHPRWQEGRLSTGFIAEEFPGGFEAPRPAGKVALRMAAVAAAIDHMLNERKRGISGQMRDPGHLRFERDRVVWLGDQRFEATVETSAAAPVGATAVAFADGTTWPLESDWRPGDPVWTGTIGGARAAVQVRPLLNGVFLQHAGAAAEARVYTRREAELAALMPVKEVGGSGKQLLCPMPGLVKSIMVAPGQEVKAGEPLAIVEAMKMENVLRAERDATVQTIQAKEGDSLAVDAVILEFA comes from the coding sequence ATGTTCGACAAGATCCTGATCGCAAACCGGGGCGAGATCGCCTGCCGCATCATCAAGACGGCGCGCCGGATGGGGATCAAGACGGTCGCGGTCTATTCCGACGCCGACCGCGACGCCGTGCACGTGGCGATGGCCGACGAGGCCGTCGCGATCGGGCCGGCGCCCGCCGCGCAATCCTACCTGGTGATCGAGAAGATCATCGCGGCCTGCCGGCAGACCGGCGCCCAGGCGGTGCATCCGGGCTACGGCTTCCTCTCCGAGCGCGAGGCCTTTCCGAAGGCCCTGGCCGAGGCCGGGATCGTCTTCATCGGTCCCAATCCCGGCGCGATCGCCGCGATGGGCGACAAGATCGAGTCCAAGAAGGCGGCCTCCGCCGCCGAGGTCTCGACGGTGCCGGGCTTCCTCGGCGTGATCGAGGATCCCGCGCACGCCGTCCGGATCGCCGATGAGATCGGCTACCCGGTGATGATCAAGGCCTCGGCGGGCGGCGGCGGCAAGGGCATGCGCATCGCCCACTCGGCCGAGGAGGTAGCGGAGGGCTTCGCCCGCGCCCGCTCGGAGGCGGCCTCCTCCTTCGGCGACGACCGCGTCTTCGTCGAGAAATTCATCACCGATCCGCGTCACATCGAGATCCAGGTCATCGGCGACAAGCACGGCAACGTGATCTACCTGGGCGAGCGCGAGTGCTCGATCCAGCGCCGCAACCAGAAGGTCATCGAGGAGGCGCCCTCGCCCCTCCTCGACGAGGCGACCCGCCGCAAGATGGGCGAGCAGGCGGTCGCCCTCGCCAAGGCGGTGAACTACGATTCCGCCGGGACCGTCGAGTTCGTCGCCGGCCAGGACAAGTCCTTCTACTTCCTGGAGATGAACACCCGGCTGCAGGTCGAGCACCCGGTGACCGAGATGATCACCGGCCTCGACCTCGTCGAGTTGATGATCCGGGTCGCGGCCGGCGAGAGGCTGCCGCTCTCCCAGGCGGACGTGAAGCTGAACGGCTGGGCGGTCGAGAGCCGCGTCTACGCCGAGGACCCGACCCGCAACTTCCTGCCCTCGATCGGCCGGCTCACCACCTACCGGCCGCCGGCCGAGGGGGCGCTGGGCGCCGCGACGATCCGCAACGACACCGGCGTCGAGGAGGGGAGCGAGATCGCGATCCACTACGACCCGATGATCGCCAAGCTGGTCAGCTGGGCGCCGACCCGCGCCGAGGCGATCGGCGCGCAGGCCCAGGCCCTCGACGCCTTCGCGATCGACGGCATCCGGCACAACATCCCGTTCCTCTCCGCCCTGATGCAGCATCCGCGCTGGCAGGAGGGCCGCCTCTCGACCGGCTTCATCGCGGAGGAATTCCCCGGCGGCTTCGAGGCGCCCCGGCCCGCCGGGAAGGTGGCCCTGCGCATGGCCGCGGTGGCGGCGGCGATCGACCACATGCTCAACGAGCGCAAGCGCGGCATCTCGGGCCAGATGCGCGACCCGGGGCACCTGCGCTTCGAGCGCGACCGGGTGGTCTGGCTCGGCGACCAGCGCTTCGAGGCGACGGTCGAGACCTCCGCGGCGGCCCCGGTCGGGGCGACGGCGGTCGCCTTCGCGGACGGCACGACCTGGCCGCTCGAGAGCGACTGGCGCCCGGGCGATCCGGTCTGGACCGGGACGATCGGCGGGGCCCGGGCGGCCGTGCAGGTGCGCCCGCTCCTCAACGGCGTCTTCCTGCAGCATGCGGGCGCGGCGGCCGAGGCCCGGGTCTACACCCGCCGCGAGGCCGAACTCGCCGCCCTGATGCCGGTCAAGGAGGTCGGCGGCTCGGGCAAGCAGCTGCTCTGCCCGATGCCGGGCCTCGTGAAGAGCATCATGGTCGCGCCCGGCCAGGAGGTGAAGGCGGGCGAGCCGCTCGCCATCGTCGAGGCGATGAAGATGGAGAACGTGCTGCGGGCCGAGCGCGACGCCACGGTGCAGACCATCCAGGCCAAGGAGGGCGACAGCCTCGCGGTCGATGCCGTGATCCTGGAATTCGCCTGA
- the aroC gene encoding chorismate synthase translates to MSHNSFGHLFRVTTFGESHGPALGCVVDGCPPLIPLDAAEIQAELDRRRPGQSRFTTQRREPDAVRILSGVFADDRTGGRQLTTGTPIALMIENVDQRSKDYSDIRDTYRPGHADYTYEAKYGIRDYRGGGRSSARETAARVAAGAIARKVLPGVTIRGALVQMGPHAIDRARFDWAEVGNNPFFCPDAEAAARWAEVLDGVRKDGSSLGAVIEVVAEGVPPGLGAPVYGKLDADLAAAMMSINAVKGVEIGDGFAAAALRGEENADEMRPGHGGAPSFLANHAGGILGGISTGQAVVCRFAVKPTSSILTPRASVTRDNRPTDVLTRGRHDPCVGIRAVPVGEAMMACVLADHVLRHRGQVGAHPAGAHPAGADPAGTHPGGPGGFQPG, encoded by the coding sequence ATGTCGCACAACAGCTTCGGCCACCTCTTCCGCGTCACGACCTTCGGCGAGAGCCACGGCCCGGCCCTCGGCTGCGTCGTGGACGGCTGCCCGCCGCTGATCCCGCTCGACGCCGCCGAGATCCAGGCGGAACTCGACCGCCGCCGGCCCGGCCAGTCGCGCTTCACGACGCAGCGGCGCGAGCCCGACGCGGTGCGCATCCTCTCGGGCGTCTTCGCGGACGACCGCACCGGCGGGCGCCAGCTCACCACCGGCACGCCGATCGCGCTGATGATCGAGAACGTCGACCAGCGCTCGAAGGATTATTCCGACATCCGCGACACCTACCGGCCCGGCCACGCTGACTACACCTACGAGGCCAAGTACGGCATCCGCGACTACCGGGGCGGCGGGCGCTCCTCGGCCCGGGAGACCGCCGCCCGGGTGGCGGCCGGCGCCATCGCCCGCAAGGTGCTGCCGGGCGTGACCATTCGCGGGGCGCTGGTGCAGATGGGGCCGCACGCCATCGACCGCGCCCGCTTCGACTGGGCCGAGGTCGGCAACAACCCGTTCTTCTGCCCCGACGCCGAGGCCGCCGCGCGCTGGGCCGAGGTCCTGGACGGGGTGCGCAAGGACGGCTCCTCGCTCGGCGCCGTGATCGAGGTGGTGGCGGAGGGCGTGCCGCCGGGGCTCGGCGCCCCAGTCTACGGCAAGCTCGACGCGGACCTCGCCGCCGCCATGATGTCGATCAACGCCGTCAAGGGCGTGGAGATCGGCGACGGCTTCGCGGCCGCCGCCCTGCGCGGGGAGGAGAACGCCGACGAGATGCGCCCGGGCCACGGCGGCGCGCCGAGCTTCCTCGCCAACCACGCGGGCGGAATCCTGGGCGGCATCTCGACCGGCCAGGCCGTCGTCTGCCGCTTCGCGGTCAAGCCGACCTCCTCGATCCTCACGCCCCGCGCCAGCGTCACCCGCGACAACCGCCCGACCGATGTGCTCACCCGGGGCCGCCATGATCCCTGCGTCGGCATCCGGGCGGTGCCGGTCGGGGAGGCCATGATGGCCTGCGTGCTGGCCGACCACGTCCTGCGCCACCGGGGCCAAGTCGGCGCTCATCCCGCCGGCGCTCATCCCGCCGGCGCTGATCCCGCCGGCACCCATCCCGGCGGCCCGGGCGGATTTCAGCCAGGCTGA
- a CDS encoding AEC family transporter — protein MIGTVLLALLPIALLIGLGAGLRRTGFLAESFWPQAERLGYYLLLPALFVHGLATARLDGVPVAGLAAVLVASTLAVAALLVALRPLLGGSGAAFTSVFQGGVRFNNYVGVSAAAGLFGAQGVALAAVANAAIVPTVNVLCVLVFARFGAGGRPRPLALARQLALNPLLAACLIGIALQATGLGLPPGLDALLRSLGQASLPLGLLCVGAALDLSAARAWLRPVLVASAAKFVLMPAATLMACRITGLQGSAAATALLFQALPTASSSYILARQLGGDAPLMAGITAAQTVLAGAAIPLVLLGLLGLVGF, from the coding sequence ATGATCGGCACCGTCCTCCTCGCACTCCTCCCCATCGCACTCCTGATCGGGCTCGGCGCCGGCCTGCGCCGGACCGGCTTCCTGGCCGAGAGCTTCTGGCCGCAGGCCGAGCGCCTGGGCTACTACCTGCTGCTGCCGGCCCTGTTCGTGCACGGGCTCGCGACGGCGCGGCTCGACGGCGTGCCGGTGGCAGGCCTCGCGGCCGTGCTGGTCGCCTCGACCCTGGCGGTGGCGGCCCTGCTCGTGGCCCTGCGGCCCCTCCTCGGCGGCAGCGGCGCCGCCTTCACCTCCGTCTTCCAGGGCGGCGTGCGCTTCAACAACTACGTGGGCGTCTCGGCCGCGGCGGGCCTGTTCGGCGCGCAGGGCGTCGCGCTCGCGGCGGTCGCCAACGCGGCGATCGTGCCGACCGTGAACGTGCTCTGCGTGCTCGTCTTCGCGCGCTTCGGCGCCGGCGGGCGCCCGCGGCCGCTCGCGCTCGCCCGCCAGCTCGCCCTCAACCCGCTGCTCGCGGCCTGCCTGATCGGCATCGCCCTGCAGGCCACGGGACTCGGCCTGCCGCCCGGCCTCGACGCGCTGCTGCGCAGCCTCGGCCAGGCCTCGCTGCCGCTCGGCCTGCTCTGTGTCGGGGCGGCCCTCGACCTCTCGGCGGCCCGCGCCTGGCTGCGGCCGGTGCTGGTCGCCTCGGCGGCGAAGTTCGTGCTGATGCCGGCCGCGACCCTGATGGCCTGCCGGATCACGGGCCTGCAGGGCAGCGCGGCGGCGACCGCCCTGCTGTTCCAGGCGCTCCCGACCGCCTCCTCGTCCTACATCCTGGCCCGCCAGCTCGGCGGCGACGCTCCCCTGATGGCCGGGATCACGGCCGCCCAGACGGTCCTGGCCGGGGCCGCGATCCCGCTCGTGCTGCTCGGCCTGCTCGGGCTCGTGGGCTTCTAG
- a CDS encoding histone deacetylase family protein — translation MTTLYLCHPASLDHATPHGHPERAERIRAIERALEDERFSALVREQAPRAELSVATLAHPEEYVAAIAEASPREGLVAIDSDTVMSPGTLEAVLRSLGAAVQAVDEVMSGKVANAFAAMRPPGHHAERRRAMGFCFFNQAAVAARHARKAYGAERVALVDWDVHHGNGSQDIFWRDKSVLYCSTHQMPLYPGTGATSERGDHDTIVNAPLRPGDDGERFREAFETAILPRIDAFHPDLIVISAGFDAHWRDPLANLQLTEADFAWTTRRLMDLADRHAGGRVVSVLEGGYDLDGLSRSVAAHVEALMGR, via the coding sequence ATGACGACCTTGTATCTCTGCCACCCCGCTTCCCTCGACCACGCCACGCCGCACGGTCATCCCGAGCGCGCCGAGCGGATCCGCGCCATCGAGCGCGCGCTCGAGGATGAGCGCTTCTCGGCCCTGGTGCGGGAGCAGGCGCCGCGGGCGGAACTCTCGGTCGCCACGCTCGCGCATCCCGAGGAATACGTGGCGGCGATCGCCGAGGCCTCGCCCCGCGAGGGGCTGGTGGCGATCGATTCCGACACGGTGATGTCGCCGGGCACGCTGGAGGCGGTGCTGCGCTCGCTCGGCGCGGCCGTGCAGGCGGTGGACGAGGTGATGTCCGGCAAGGTGGCGAACGCCTTCGCGGCCATGCGGCCCCCGGGCCACCACGCCGAGCGCCGCCGGGCGATGGGCTTCTGCTTCTTCAACCAGGCGGCGGTGGCGGCCCGCCACGCCCGGAAGGCCTACGGGGCCGAGCGCGTCGCCCTCGTCGACTGGGACGTGCACCACGGCAACGGCTCGCAGGACATCTTCTGGCGCGACAAGTCGGTGCTCTACTGCTCGACCCACCAGATGCCGCTCTACCCGGGCACCGGCGCCACCTCGGAGCGGGGCGACCACGACACGATCGTCAACGCGCCCCTGCGCCCGGGCGACGACGGCGAGCGCTTCCGCGAGGCCTTCGAGACGGCGATCCTGCCGCGGATCGACGCCTTTCACCCCGACCTCATCGTGATCTCGGCCGGTTTCGACGCCCATTGGCGCGACCCGCTCGCCAACCTGCAATTGACCGAGGCCGATTTCGCCTGGACGACGCGGCGGCTGATGGACCTCGCCGACCGGCACGCGGGCGGGCGCGTGGTCTCGGTGCTGGAGGGCGGCTACGACCTCGACGGCCTGTCGCGCTCCGTCGCCGCCCATGTCGAGGCGCTGATGGGGCGCTGA
- a CDS encoding gamma-glutamylcyclotransferase family protein, whose amino-acid sequence MPLYFAYGSNMDRAAMARRCPASTPRGIGRLHRHRLVIMREGYASVTRDPGATVWGLVWDLALSDVPALDRYEGVASGLYVKAQQPVVTGEGVRRALIYLGRGQGGVPRPGYLEGVIAAARQAGLPESYCRGLAALGR is encoded by the coding sequence GTGCCGCTCTACTTCGCGTACGGCTCCAACATGGACCGGGCCGCGATGGCCCGGCGCTGCCCCGCCTCCACGCCGCGGGGCATCGGGCGCCTCCACCGCCACCGCCTCGTCATCATGCGCGAGGGCTACGCCTCGGTGACGCGCGATCCCGGCGCCACCGTCTGGGGGCTCGTCTGGGACCTCGCCCTCTCCGACGTGCCGGCCCTCGACCGCTACGAGGGGGTGGCGAGCGGCCTCTACGTCAAGGCGCAGCAGCCGGTGGTGACCGGGGAGGGGGTGCGCCGCGCCCTGATCTATCTCGGGCGCGGCCAGGGCGGCGTGCCGCGGCCGGGCTACCTGGAGGGGGTGATCGCCGCGGCCCGGCAGGCGGGGCTGCCGGAGAGCTACTGCCGCGGCCTCGCCGCGCTCGGCCGCTGA